Proteins from one Drosophila gunungcola strain Sukarami chromosome 3R, Dgunungcola_SK_2, whole genome shotgun sequence genomic window:
- the LOC128253481 gene encoding V-set and immunoglobulin domain-containing protein 10 produces the protein MRWRHAVRATFTPTAATESSPLLGKVISNSRAPQIAHEMLVEYFMALLVIMGLTAPVDKQSRRSSQYFGHMAAAEDLSNLIPDNYDGLDPLFDNSTEREIIAALGTTARLHCRVRHLGDRAVSWIRQRDLHILTIGIMTYTNDQRFLARHIDNSDEWVLKIVSVQPRDAGIYECQVSTEPKISLAYKLIVVTSKAQILANRELFIQSGSDINLTCIAPQAPGPYTHMLWHKDTELVSDSSRGGIRVVSEQQMKTSNLVISRVLHTDSGNYTCSADNSNSDSVFVHIIKSEQHAAMQHELGSRLDLPPLPLLLLAVLLVVLLAPTPSSTPLNPRATP, from the exons ATGAGATGGCGGCACGCAGTTCGCGCTACATTTACTCCGACCGCGGCCACCGAATCTAGTCCGCTCTTAGGAAAAG TTATAAGTAATTCGAGAGCCCCACAAATTGCGCATGAAATGTTGGTGGAATACTTTATGGCGCTGCTCGTGATCATGGGATTAACCGCACCAGTCGACAAGCAGAGCCGGCGCAGCAGCCAATACTTCG GTCACATGGCCGCCGCCGAGGATCTGTCCAATCTAATACCAGATAATTACGATGGACTCGACCCACTATTCGACAACTCCACGGAGCGGGAGATCATCGCCGCCTTGGGCACCACCGCCCGCCTCCACTGTCGAGTGCGGCACCTGGGCGATCGGGCAGTGTCCTGGATCCGACAGCGGGACCTCCACATCCTGACCATCGGCATCATGACCTACACAAACGACCAGCGCTTCCTGGCGCGCCACATCGACAACTCCGACGAGTGGGTGCTCAAGATCGTTTCGGTGCAGCCAAGGGATGCGGGCATCTACGAGTGCCAGGTGTCCACGGAGCCCAAGATCAGCCTGGCCTACAAGCTGATCGTTGTGA CCTCCAAGGCCCAGATCCTGGCCAACCGCGAGCTGTTCATCCAGAGTGGCAGCGACATCAATCTGACTTGCATCGCGCCCCAGGCTCCAGGACCCTACACGCACATGCTGTGGCACAAGGACACGGAGCTGGTGAGCGACTCCTCGCGGGGCGGCATCCGCGTGGTGTCCGAGCAGCAGATGAAGACCAGCAACCTGGTGATATCGCGGGTCCTGCACACGGACTCCGGCAACTACACCTGCTCCGCGGACAACTCGA ATTCTGACAGCGTCTTTGTGCATATCATTAAGAGTGAGCAGCACGCGGCCATGCAGCACGAACTGGGGTCGAGGCTGGATCTGCCCCCGCTGCCCCTGCTGCTCCTGGCGGTCCTGCTGGTCGTCCTGCTGGCCCCCACCCCCTCCTCCACGCCCCTCAACCCCCGTGCAACCCCCTAA